The proteins below are encoded in one region of Corvus hawaiiensis isolate bCorHaw1 chromosome 3, bCorHaw1.pri.cur, whole genome shotgun sequence:
- the LOC125322358 gene encoding acrosin-like, whose amino-acid sequence MNWLGLLVLLTAAGLAHGTWDNCGGTCGLRPMVSDSANRSHDFSMTRVVGGTNAKPGAWPWIVSIQLPRVAGTKHLCGGSLIRAKWVLTAAHCFDFIFNVSTLYVVIGATQLTQPGPGAEVRRIKKLLHHEKYKRHDMSNDIALLELNKPVQCSSYIQLACVADAILGVSVSHAHNCWVAGWGATSAKAQKSSDHLQEAKVQLINAKLCNSSGWYAGEIHTHNLCAGYPQGTIDTCQGDSGGPLMCQDNNADYWWVIGVTSWGKSCGRARRPGIYTSTQFFYNWILVQMGTMNVENAS is encoded by the exons AATTGGCTCGGCCTCCTCGTCCTGCTGACCGCTGCCGGGCTGGCGCACGGCACATGGGACAACTGTGG AGGGACCTGCGGACTTAGACCCATGGTGTCTGACTCTGCGAACAGAAGTCATGACTTCAGCATGACACGCGTCGTGGGTGGCACGAATGCCAAGCCAGGGGCCTGGCCCTGGATCGTCAGCATCCAGCTTCCCAGGGTAGCAGGCACAAAGCATCTATGTGGAGGATCCCTCATCAGAGCCAAGTGGGTCCTCACAGCAGCCCACTGCTTCGACTTCATTTT TAATGTCAGTACCCTGTACGTGGTGATTGGGGCCACCCAGTTGACTCAGCCAGGTCCTGGTGCAGAAGTGCGCCGAATTAAGAAGCTACTGCATCATGAAAAATATAAGAGACATGACATGAGCAATGACATTGCCTTGCTGGAACTGAACAAGCCTGTCCAGTGCAGTTCCTACATCCAGCTGGCCTGTGTGGCTGATGCTATCCTAGGAGTATCAGTGTCACATGCGCATAACTGCTgggttgctggctggggtgcCACCAGTGCAAAAG CTCAAAAATCAAGTGATCACCTGCAGGAGGCCAAGGTCCAGCTCATCAATGCCAAGCTCTGCAACAGCAGCGGCTGGTACGCAGGGGAAATCCACACCCACAACCTGTGTGCTGGTTACCCACAGGGCACCATCGACACCTGCCAG GGTGACAGCGGTGGTCCTCTCATGTGCCAAGACAACAACGCTGACTACTGGTGGGTCATCGGAGTGAccagctggggaaaaagctgTGGCAGAGCACGGCGTCCTGGAATCTACACCTCCACTCAGTTCTTCTACAACTGGATCCTGGTCCAGATGGG